A stretch of DNA from Scatophagus argus isolate fScaArg1 chromosome 23, fScaArg1.pri, whole genome shotgun sequence:
GGCTGCTGTCGCCCTGCTGCTCCATCTCGGTGCAGATCCCGACGATCTCTGTTATCATGTTGAGGATCGCGTCCGCGGTGCTGCTGAGCCCCGCTGCTGCCGATGTCGGCTCCGGCTCGGTGAAGAAGCTGCCGGTGTAGCCGAGGGAGGGCGAGAGCGTGTCCGAGGAGCAGTCGCTGAAGTCGGAGAAGAAATCTGAGTCAGAGGCGTCAGTTCCCGGAGAGAAAACtgaggggagagaagagagggagggggtgtTATTGTCATTGCATAATCCCTGTTCAGTGGGCAGCTGCCTACACAGTGAAAATCAATATGAAGTGAagatgctgctgcagcctgcatACGACTGCACCGCGCTGCACTGTGAGCTGTCATTACTGTTACTGTGCTGGAAGCGTGCGCATCAGTTACGTAACACATGCACATCAAATTAACCATCAAACACCGGACACACAGCCTGCTGTTATTGATCTGTTATcgatgaacacacacaccttggcaGAAAGGTGATCCCACGTCAGAGTCTGCTCCGTCGCTGGGGCTCGAGCCCACACTGTCCACCCAGGCGCTGCACGCGTCCTCAAACTCCGACATGAAGCTGTCCTCGCGCTCCAGAAGCATTGCGTGAACTCTAGCGGGCGGCTGCTGCTTGTGCGTGGAAGTGTAGCAAACGTTTCACCGGACGGTGTCAGGTGGATAAACTGACTGACGCTGCTCGGTCGGGACGGGGATTCCCTCGCGGCGTTAAAAGATCTCGTTATTAAATCCGTGACCGGAGCTGTCGGTGTGTTCCGTTAGTCCGCTCGGTGATGCTGAGGATGCTGGGTTCCCTCTGCTCGCTGCCCGTTTTATACTCTCCGTCTCCTAGGTAACTCCCGTGCTGGTCTTATTGGTCGGCACCGGCACGAGGGATTCCCCCCGCCGCGAACTTCGTAGCTGCCCAAACATGGGCTGCATCCGGCTGTGACGGCGGGTATCCCCATACCATAAAAGGACAGGCGGGAGAGAGACGTAGACACGAGGGGAGAGAGGGGTTTCCTCCACTGCGGCAACGGAGCGGCTGGGAGGGATTATACAAGCTGCTGGGTCCATAcagggagggaggtggaggacaggAAGGATGGATGAGTGCAGGGATGCAGCAGAGGATGGAGAgacaagaacagagagagatgcGTCCCAGTCGTTGTTATTGACGCATTTCTAAACAGCTCATATGAGGCGTCGCCGTGGGACAGTTTGCCCCGAGTGTAGCCGCGCAGGCGGACCACAGAGGGACTGACTGCTGCACTTTGTCTACAAGgcagaaataagaaataaagtCCCCGTGGTGTTATCGGGGTCATTTGTAcaatccacacaaacacattttcgtgccatttcctttttaaaaatgactcagCAGTTTCCATGAACAGATCATTTGCCTGCACGCCTGTTCGCTAAACCATTCTATGACATGGTTTGCACACTCAAAGACGGGAGGAAAACGTGCAGTagcaaaaatattttagcaCATTTGGGGTGGAAGATGCCTCAGCAAAGCATGCTGGGACATTTGATTTTGCAGCCATGTATTCCATCATGTCACGCTCATAAATAAACGCAGGATGAGACGGGTCGTAACCAGGGGACATTTTGCTGGTGAACGCAACCAGCTCTGCTCCACAGGCTCTGGTGGTTACATATTACTGTCCACAGGTGACATTCCTGCACATCAGCCGCTGTCGCCATGGAAACGGGAGAAGTTATATCAGAAGCAGTCAGAAATAGAAGCTGCTTCTCGACCTTCTGTTATTGTCGTTGCAATTTTACATGAAACTGACTGCATTATTAGCAGCAGAATGAACATTAAGGTCTGTTCACACGCTTTTACTTCAGTAGCATTTCCATTTTGCAGGCAGCTCGTCATAGATAAAGGTGAAAATGTTTAACAGTCCACAGACATAatggcagctctgtgaggctaaAGGCTAAGCATCAGCATGCTAAGAAGAAGAataactttattgacagtatatatatttttacacacacacactgaattcgtcttctgcatttgacccatccttagttgaacacacacatgcaacacccggcaaattacatgcagtgaaacacacacaggagcagtgggcagcatcaagcgcccggggagcatattggggggttaagtgccttgctcaagggcacatcagccggctaatgaagggggggagcattttatcgcattaatcactccaccacacccaaatttttcctgcccgtccggtgggggaatcgaaacggtgaccctccgatcacaagccgcttctccaacctcgaggccacggctgcccccatttTGGTAACATCCTGATGTCTAGTAGGTGTAACGCTAACCACGTTCACCATGTTGGCAGGATAACATTTGCTAATaagcaggaaacacaaagcccagctgaggctgatgggaatctCAAtggttttgcaggtatttgtccataaaccaaagtgttgaCTTGACGGTGGTACCagttcccacccacacacccgtctgagccaatcagaagctGTGCTCACTTGTCAATCATGACGTTTCAGCCCTGTTTTGTAAATAGCATCATCTAGCTTTTTAAAACTCAGCtgatcagaaaaacaaacactcgAACATCAGCATGGTAAGAACTAcctaaaacaacagaaacaatcttcaggaaatatttatttgatgtgaCCTTTGAGCTTTTATTTGCTAACatgagggggaggggcttacTGTTTACATCAACACAGAGTGGTTTTGAGCAGCATCTAGTGGTCAACAGAGGAAGTGCAGCTGTAAGCACTGACTGTACACGAATATTTCAGGTGCTCTGTACCTGTGTACTGATACCGCTCCCCTCTTCAGCAGCCGTGGTCGGGTGCTGCTTACGTTTGCGTTTGCACCCGCAGTCACAAAAATAACCACGTGAGCAATCAGGCTGCTGACCGACGGATGACGACGCAGAAGACAGAAACTCCTCTCGCATGAGCGTGTGAGCCGACTATATCGAGATGCGGGGATgattagtgtttgtgtgtgtgtgtgtgtgtgtgtgtgtgcggggggggTTGTTGAGGTAAGAGAGAGACGGTTGCCATGGTGCTGTGCCACCTTCTGTTCCCTCCACCTGttacaaataacacacacagccacattaACGTGTTGTAGCATCAGAAACTCTCTTGCCTTCAGCTTCTGTCGTCTTCAGCCACTGACGCACTCTTTGTTCATCTGTCGCATAAACCGGCCGTGAAAAGTAGCGCACCAGTTTAACGTGTAGCTGCTCTAACACCGTCACAGTTGAACAGGGtcaacatcactgcagcagagcaaGACAGACCTGAAGTTTTTattccacacattcttcttccttggCAAAACCCCAAGCCTACATTACCCACACTGCATCAAGACCACCAACGGCTGGAGTAACGGTGTTCATCAGAATGTTTCACACTGCAGTTCCACTAATGTCCACTAGATGCTGCTCAAGAATACTGACTGCAGGGGGTAACCTCCATCTTCTCAGAAATATTAGTTAGTTAATTAGTGGATTTGATGTACATGCATTTGTCAGATTCGTAACATTATTTTTCCACGACGGAGAAGTTGCCTTCCACTGATTAATGCATGAAGAACAGTGTGGTAGCACTGGTCAGTCTTACTCACCTGGAGAAAACAGCTACGCCGTCTGTGACTGGGAGGAGGAAGCGGCCCAGATGATGtagcagtgatgtcatcacGGCGCCATCTCCGTCTCCGTTTGAACCCTACAACTTCAAAAACAGAAAGCCTGCGTTATGAAGCGGAGGAGCGGAGTTTGAAAGCCGTGGTCGTCTATCTGACAGGTTGACTGGTGAATGTTGCACTGgagttgcatcatgggaaatgtagggTTCAGTTTTTTCATCCGGCTCAGACTGTTATTTCTTAAACGTGTCTGTGGGGAGCCCCCAAACGTTATGACGGCACACTCAGTAGATTTACTCAAagttttgacatgtttttgttgattaaatatttccattttatgctacttaacacatttgcacatttcagaggaaaactTGATAAACAACACAGAGTTTAAGAATCAGAGTCTCCCCTTCGTGTTTGCCTGAAGGAAACTGAAGCGTCTGACGTGCTCTCTCGCTCATTTAAGGTTGCCACGACAACCAGTGACATGCAGCCTGATAACGCCAAGGTTGGTTGAccaagataaacacacacacacatacacactaagtGCTGAAGAGAAATTCCTGAGAGACTTTCTCTGAAGAGTTACAGAGTCCATGTGGTGAATCAGGTCCAGTTCTCGGCCCTGCTGGTGTCTGCCGGGCTGCCGGATCCTGACAGGGTCGGTTCAGCCAGTCTACGCTCAGGTGCTGAGCCTTCACTCATTTCTCAGCTGAAAGCAGAATCAatcaaataacacacacacacacacgttcagggtgaggacacactcacacagtaacaacacacacacacacacacacacacacacacacacacacctttgacCTGTCCAAGGTCTCTCCATGTGATAGGGACTAAAACCAGGGACTCTTCAGCCTCACTCTTCACTCCATCAGAGCCATGTTCAcgcatctcctctcctctctgtccaccttcctctttcctctctccctcctgcacttcctcctcgtcttcttcATTGTTCTGGCAGTGGTCGTCCTCCTCGTCGCCAACCGGTCCATTTCTGAAACCAAACCTCGGGCGGCCATCCCCTGCCTGCCGTGGCTCCCCATCCTGGGCAGCCTCCCCTGGCTGGGTGGAGGCctgcctcctcacctcctcttcatGCAGCTGGCCCACAGGTGAGAACGCTGAACCTCATCACAGGTTTACCGTTGTTTTCTACTGTCCTTTAAAAGGTCCAATCATTTGTGCAAGAAGTAGTACTACTAAAATAACTCGTTTTACTACTACCACAGCTACAATATTAAAGAGATCATAAAATAATTGAGTTTATTACATAATGTGTGACAATCTCATCTGTTGCTGTAAGAACAGCAGAGAAGTCCCGACGGACGAGAAACTCGTGTAGTACACACTACTACACAGTACTGTTTTAGTGTATTTGGTTCCGTGATGTGTGTTTCAGGTACGGttctctgtttgctctgtaCGCGGGTCCCCACTACACTGTGGTGGTCAACAACCATCAGCACGCCAGAGAGGTCCTcctgcagagagggagggacttCGCCGGACGGCCGAGCATGGTGAGACACGCAGAgagacatgcagagacacaccCGGTGGAGGTTTGAGTCAAAGGTGGTgaagctgtgctgtgctgtgcttaCTTGTATGTTCATTCGTCCTCGGCGGTCTCCTGCGCAGGTGACCACCAACCTGTTGACCAGAGGAGGTAAAGACATCGCCTTTGCAGACTACTCTCCTCTCTGGAAGTCTCACCGCCGCCTCGTCCACAACTCCTTCACTCTGTTTGGAGAAGGAACCAGCAGACTGCAGGACATCGGTACTCTGCGTCCATCCATTTGCTTTAGCTTTCAGTGGCAATCGCTCAGTCtcctgaagacaaacacacccaaCAGTCATCATCCTTTCACCTTCAGAGGACAAGCCAGTTTTCCCCGTCACACCTACAGGCACTGAACACATCACGCACCAAATGACGACAGATAATACAATCTGATGAATTACTATGGAGAGTCAACACAACCGCatttaaaaccagcaccaaGCCGACATTTTCAAGTCTTCACTACTCATTCAAAGATCGAGCAAGAAACTCGAACGAGATGTTCCCCATCGTTCAACTTTCAAATCCCATGAAAACTTGCtcaactttattatttattcaactttatttatttcaaagttTGTTCATATGTAAGTCAATGGGGAAAACCATCCAAACACACTCATCTTCAACCTCTCCTAAGCCCctcaaacattcacacaaaacatCATTCAGACTTTAACACATccacagatagatagatagatagatagatagatagatagatagatagatactttattgatcccaagggaaattcaagaaaaaaatgaggacTTTCTCATATGAATTAATCTCTTTCAAATCATCCATAGTTTTCACACAGTTAAAGTTTCATGTTATGTTCAGCCCTTCTcatgaaaagacatgaaaaaggCATTTAAAAAGACGTCACCATGGAAACCAGTGCGTGAACCCGAGCGCACAGGTGACTGAGATGAgccaattaaacaaacaaacgtaaacacacacaaccttaaACTAAAACGCGCACGGATATGCTGACATTTTTCCAAGTTTTATCTGCTCGTTTACACCATTCAGACAGAAACTccattaaaacattcaaacGTCCACATCTTTGTCGCGTCATCAAGTGCTTTCCTGTTCCCCGTCACTAATTAGACACCTCCCCATCCTTTGAAACACCAAATCTAGTTTCATCTTGATGTCGTGatttcagtcaaaacaaaaccaacgCAGTGATAATAAAACAGCTTTGTCTCATTGTTTACCTCAGCCAGGTGGAAGCTCGGCGTCTCGCTGCGTTTGTACAGCTCGCAGCACGCGGGAGAAAAGTGGGCGCCATTTTGATTTGAATCGCGGCCTGTTGCTGACGTGAACGCAGCtttccatttttcaaaataaacctttatttaaaataGATGCAGTTACAAAAAACATCCACAGGTGGTTGTACGTAATTTGAAGCAGCCGGCAAATTTCATGAAATTCATTCTCTGAAGTTCATTTTagatattcatttaaaaatataaactataatataaatataaattaaaaaaattctcCTGAGCTTTTTCGTgtttaaaaatctttatttaagGTGACAGACTTTGactttaaaacaattaaatgttTGGAGGGAAAGgatattatttttatgtaaaaatgatgagctattaaaaaatattgatttttgctGATTACATATTGATAATTACCCACTTCCACTACcttcacctgatgaagaccaccAATGGATGATTTGTCGTCAGTCAATGTcacacaatattttcttttctttttttccggTGTccatgtgaaatatttttacatgtgcATTGCAGAGACAAACTTAAATGCACTTTATTGTGCCGAGTGTTGGGTTCATTATTTCCAATtttacaaataatttaaatgcaaTTCAAGCAATTATTAGTCAATTTTCTTGTTTAAAAAGagaagactgaaataaaaaataatacaaaatcaaatattaaagTTTCACTCTTTGGCATAACCTTTTAAAAAATGGTCTAGAGCGAATCTGGCACATGTCAGTGGTTCATTTCCCCAGTTTCTCCCCCAGTCTTCCAAGTCTTCAGCAGCTTCCACATACATCATGTTCCAAAGCAGCTGTCACACTGTGAAAGCTGTATACTCCATGTCATTTCCCTCTCCAGTTCTGTCTGCAGTGGACTGTCTGTGTGCTGAGCTCTTGTCCAACGGGTCGCGTGGTTTTGACCCATCTCCCGCGGTGACAAGGGCCGTCACCAATGTTGTGTGCACACTGGTGTTCAGTGCCACCTATTGCCATGGCGATGCTGAGCTGCAGGAGGTGATTCGATACAATGACGGGATCGTGCAGACAATCACCAGAGGAGGACTGGTGGACATTTACCCCTGGATGAAGGTATGTCCAACCTAAACCTGATTCTAAACCCTCAAACTGACAAATGGATACATTCACACTCCATTCTCCAAAAATGTTCATGTATCGTGTCCTGATAAAGCTACAAGAACAAACTACATGCACAATAACAGTCTTAGTCCCTCAGGTCTTTCCTAACAAGAGTCTCAGTAAGCTGAAGGAGTGTATCACCGTCAGAGACCGACTGCTGTCACACAAACTGGAAGAGCACAAGGTAGGCTACCGTGAGGCATTGAATCCCCTTGAATGGAACTAAAACTGCAGTTTCTCCTGAGGGTGACACTAGTGGAGATGCCATGAGGTAATTAGAATCTAAACAATACTGAGTAATCTTCTCCGGAACACAAATGCAGTATTTCCTCAGACAGTCGCTGCAGGCCTTTATCTGAAGAAGGCTTGTATTAGAGACAGGCTTTAACTTCttaatgcttttattgtgaaatatttacagGAACATGTTCTTGAAAATTCATTATTTGTACCATTCCCACACAGTACTTTAAATGCACttactgccatcttgtggcacTTGTAAGATACTATAAAACACAGCTTGCTCACATTTCAAAGAGctaacatttcaaacaagatAATAAAGTTTTGAACAAATATTAACTCgtcaaacaagaaaacattttgaaaactgatcTGAAATCAGGACAGACTCATTAAAACTCCAAGATGAACTGCTCACAGAAACCCACACCACATCTGTGACCCGTGTTCAGGCATCACTGAGTGACGGTGACCCCCATGATCTTCTGGATGCCTTGATAAAGGGCCAAATGGACAGCGGCCGGGGTCCGAAACCGTCTGGGTCGGAGGATGAGAGGATAACAGATGACCATGTCCTGATGACTGCGGCGGAGGCTTTTGGGGCCGGAGTTGAGACGACATCCACCACACTGCTGTGGATCCTGGCCTATCTGCTGCACCATCCAGAGGTATGGAGGTATTAATGCTAGtgtgaaaatcatgttttggGTCAccagttttaaagttttacagtaaataaaagtgTGCTTCCACTGAAGCTGGCAGTATTAGGTGTTTACCTAATAAGTCCAGTGCTGCTGAAATAAGCTGAACACTGACTGGCCACTGTGCCCTGCGCCCTGCAGGTCCAGGAGCGCGTGCAGAAGGAGCTAGACGAGCACGTGGGAAGTGAGCGCCCGGTGTGTGTGTCCGACCGCAGCCGGCTGCCGTACCTGGACTGTGTCATCAACGAGGGGATGAGGATCCGTCCAGTTAGCCCTGTGCTGATCCCACACACCGCCATGACTGACAGCAGGTTGGCCTGCCCTGAAATACGATTTATAGACATAACAGTGACTCAAGAACTTAATCAACAGATCAATCAATACTAAAGATAATTGGTGGGTGCAGCAATGttaaacatatgcacacaaaccctctccctctcctgcagTATTGGAGGTCATCCTGTCCGTCGTGGGACTCGTGTCTTGGTCAACATGTGGTCGATTCATCACGACCCCCAACACTGGGACAAACCCGACCTGTTCAAcccaggtaaaacacacacaaacacaaacgcaaCCACCTCGGAAATATACTGAAATTCCAAAAGAGCACATGAACCCAGCACTTGTTTTCCTGCCTTTCCAGATCGTTTCCTTGACGACCATGGCCAGCGGGTCACACCCTCCTGCTTCCTTCCGTTCGGGGCGGGACCTCGAGTCTGCGTCGGTGAATCATTAGCCAGACTGGAGCTCTTCCTTTTCCTGTCCTCCCTGCTGCAGCGAATGAGTTTCAGGCTGCCAGACGGGGCTCCCCCACCTAACCTGCAGGGGCAGCTGGGCGTGGTCTGGCAGCCATTACGTTACAAGGTCATCGTCACCCCAAGGGCCGGATGGGAGGGCACGGCAAAATGAAAAGGGTGTAGGACTTATAGTCAAGCTGAATGGCAAGAGTGGAGAGgaatgcaaaaatacaatttttgtTGTTTCGCTAACGTTTTAcacaagtaaaaaaacaaacgttATGATGTTGTCTTTATATCCTCTTGTCTGTCACAACAATTACTATTTACAACATGCAGAGTTAGCTAACAGCTCCCCGTAGCAGCTGTGatgacattaaaatacatacaatGCAAAGATAATTTTGTCAC
This window harbors:
- the LOC124054298 gene encoding steroid 17-alpha-hydroxylase/17,20 lyase; the encoded protein is MFTHLLSSLSTFLFPLSLLHFLLVFFIVLAVVVLLVANRSISETKPRAAIPCLPWLPILGSLPWLGGGLPPHLLFMQLAHRYGSLFALYAGPHYTVVVNNHQHAREVLLQRGRDFAGRPSMVTTNLLTRGGKDIAFADYSPLWKSHRRLVHNSFTLFGEGTSRLQDIVLSAVDCLCAELLSNGSRGFDPSPAVTRAVTNVVCTLVFSATYCHGDAELQEVIRYNDGIVQTITRGGLVDIYPWMKVFPNKSLSKLKECITVRDRLLSHKLEEHKASLSDGDPHDLLDALIKGQMDSGRGPKPSGSEDERITDDHVLMTAAEAFGAGVETTSTTLLWILAYLLHHPEVQERVQKELDEHVGSERPVCVSDRSRLPYLDCVINEGMRIRPVSPVLIPHTAMTDSSIGGHPVRRGTRVLVNMWSIHHDPQHWDKPDLFNPDRFLDDHGQRVTPSCFLPFGAGPRVCVGESLARLELFLFLSSLLQRMSFRLPDGAPPPNLQGQLGVVWQPLRYKVIVTPRAGWEGTAK